The Mus musculus strain NOD/MrkTac chromosome 4 genomic contig, GRCm38.p6 alternate locus group NOD/MrkTac MMCHR4_NOD_IDD9_1 genome contains a region encoding:
- the Fabp3 gene encoding fatty acid-binding protein, heart: protein MADAFVGTWKLVDSKNFDDYMKSLGVGFATRQVASMTKPTTIIEKNGDTITIKTQSTFKNTEINFQLGIEFDEVTADDRKVKSLVTLDGGKLIHVQKWNGQETTLTRELVDGKLILTLTHGSVVSTRTYEKEA from the exons ATGGCGGACGCCTTTGTCGGTACCTGGAAGCTAGTGGACAGCAAGAATTTTGATGACTACATGAAGTCACTCG GTGTGGGCTTTGCCACCAGGCAGGTGGCTAGCATGACCAAGCCTACTACCATCATCGAGAAGAACGGGGATACTATCACCATAAAGACACAAAGTACCTTCAAGAACACAGAGATCAACTTTCAGCTGGGAATAGAGTTCGacgaggtgacagcagatgaccGGAAGGTCAAg TCACTGGTGACGCTGGACGGAGGCAAACTCATCCATGTGCAGAAGTGGAACGGGCAGGAGACAACACTAACTAGGGAGCTAGTTGACGGGAAACTCATCCTG ACTCTCACTCATGGCAGTGTGGTGAGCACTCGGACTTATGAGAAGGAGGCGTGA